From the Pseudodesulfovibrio indicus genome, the window ATCTCCCCGACAAAGAACCCTTCCACATGGCGAAGGTCGGGATACCAGATGTCCCAATCCTTGGTCAGCATGACGGACTCGAAGCTCGGAAAATACTCGACCTCCTCCCTGGCCGCGAGTTCGCCGCACACGGACCGGAGCTTGGACTTGGAGTGCAGGTTGGCGACGATGACGTCGTCATCGGTGAACGTCCTTCCGAGCGGGATCGGGGAGGTGGTCAGCAGGAAGCGGGCCTTGGGATTGCGCGCCCGCACCAGGGCGATGGCGTCCTCGACGAAGCCGAGGCATTCGCCGTGGGAGAGGAGATGGAACACGAACCGTTCCCTATCCCGGATCATTTCCTTGATGGACGGCGCCTGCTGGATGAAAAGCCCGGTTTTGGTGTCCCGCCAGGCCTCGATCAACCCCAGGGTCATGACGACCAGTCCGCAGGAAAAGATGTTCCGCACCACGTCGTACAACTGCTGCCGCCGCTCCAGCAGCCTGTCGAACCCCACGGGCACATATCCGCCCAGTTGCAGGTCCACGTAGCCGCCTTGGCAGGGATACGTCAGGTCGTGCAGGTCCTCGGCCACGACCACGCCGTCCCTGTCGTGGATGCGCGCGGCCCAGCTGATCTCCTGGAAAATGGACGGCGGAGTGTATTTATTCAACATGCCGTTGCCGCCACCCATGGGAAACTCTTCCTTGGGGACGCTGAAGTCCAAGGTGGGAATGGCAAAGCCGAGCCTTTGGAGATGTTTTTCGATGTTGCGGGCGAAACAGCTCCCCATGGTAAAGACGGTTGACCCTTCGGGGATACGCCCCTTGGCCGTCACCGCGGGCCACACCTGGGGCTTGAGGCGCGGGGAAGCTTTGCTCCAATGAGAAATGTCCATGAATCTCCATCCGTCGAGGCTTAAACAGTGTAATTCTTTACTTGTATTCCATGCCCTGATTTTAGTAAAGGTGGAAACACGGAGCGCCCCCCGCCCCCGGCCCCTGGCCGGGGCGGTGAGGCAGGCGAGCGCCATCACCCGGCAACCCCGCCGCAACCCATGGGAGGCAATCGTGAAATCATACAGAAAAGAACTTTTTTACGAGGTCCCGACCCGGCGCGCGTTCGTGAACATCACCGACGACGTGGAGGCGTGCCTGCGGGAGTCCTCCATCCGCGAGGGGCTGTGCCTGGTGAACGCCATGCACATCACCGCGTCGGTGTTCATCAACGACGACGAATCCGGCCTGCACCACGACTACGAGGTCTGGCTGGAGAAGCTGGCCCCGCACGAGCCGGTTTCGCAGTACCGGCACAACGGATACGAGGACAACGCGGACGCGCACATGAAACGGCAGGTCATGGGCCGCGAGGTGGTGGTCGCGGTCACGGACGGCAAGCTCGACTTCGGCACCTGGGAACGCATCTTCTACGGCGAGTTCGACGGCCGCCGCCGCAAGCGCGTGCTGGTCAAGATCATCGGCGACTGACGGCCCGACGAATATCCTTGACCTCCGCCACCCGCCTTATTAATGAGACTCGCACGCGCGCCAGTAGCTCAGGTGGATAGAGCATCGGCCTTCTAAGCCGACGGCCGTGGGTTCGAATCCTACCTGGCGCGCCAAAATTTCAAGGGACTTGCGGGGATGCCGTGGGTCCCTTTTTCGTTTATTGCGGGGGCTCTCCGCGCGGGACGGGGGACATCGTTGTACAGGCCGGGCAAAACAGGGCATAAACGGGCTGCCGGATGGGGAATCGGAATAATCGGACAACGGGAATCGGGAGGAGAGTGCAGTGAAACATGCGGGGTCGTGCCTGTGCGGCAAGGTGACGTTTACGGTCGAGGGGGATTTCGAGCGGTTTTACCTGTGCCACTGCGAGCGGTGCCGGAAGGACACGGGCACCGCCCACGCGGCCAACCTGTTCTCCTCCACGGCCCGCCTGACGTGGCTGTCGGGGGAGGAACTTGTCCGGACCTTTGATTTCAACAACACCGGGCACATCAAGAGCTTCTGCGTCCTCTGCGGCTCGGCCCTGCCCAACATCCAGATGGACGGAACCCTGCTGGTCGTCCCGGCGGGGAGCCTGGACAGCGACGTCCCGAACCGCCCCGACGGGCACATCTTTACGGCCAGGCGGGCCAACTGGGATGCGGGGCTGGAGAATATCGTCGGCTTCGACGGACTCCCGGACGAGGACGTAAAGTAGAACGGATTGCCTGCCCCGGACGCGGTCAGGCCGCCTACCGCCCGGCGCGCCTTGGAATGGACAACGGCTCCCCGACTTGCCTGTCCCGGGAGCCTTTTCTTTTCCCCCGGACGGACCGCCCCCCTGCACACGGCGCAACCAAGCCCTTTTCACGATGAGGAACGGGCGCGAATGGGCGGTGCGCGCGAAAAAGGGCCGCACCCCGAAGGATGCGGCCCTTTCGACTGCGTCGGCTGTTGGTTAGAAGCGCTCGAAGTCCTCTTCACCCATGTCCATGTCGATTCCGTTGTCGATTCCGCTGTCGATGCCCTTGGTGCCGGTGTCGGCGCCGGAAACGGTCTTGGGCGCACGGGTCGAACCGGCGGGCAGGGAGCGGGGCGCGGCGCGTTTGGCCACCACGCGCTTGTGCCCGCCCGACGTCGTTCCGCCGTGCGCCACCTTGAAGAAGGTCATGGCCTCGGCCAGGGCCTGGGCCTGGGCGGAAAGCTCCTCGGAGGTGGCGGCCATCTCTTCGGACGCGGAGGCGTTGCCCTGGATCACCTGGTCCAGCTGGGTGATGGCCTCACCGATCTGGGACACGCCCGTGTCCTGCTCGGCCGAGCTGGAGGCGATCTCCTGGACCAGTTCGGCGGTGCGCCCGATCTGGGGCACCAGTTCGGCCAGCATCTGCCCGGCCTTGTCGGCCACGCCCATGGAAGCCTCGGACAGCCCGCCGATCTCCTCGGCGGCCTTGCCGCTGCGCTCGGCCAGCTTGCGGACCTCGGCCGCGACCACCGCGAACCCCTTGCCGTGCTCGCCCGCGCGGGCGGCCTCGATGGCCGCGTTCAGGGCCAGCAGGTTGGTCTGGCGGGCGATCTCCTGGATGATGGTGATGCGCTCGGCGATGGACTTGAGGGCGTCCATGGCCTCGCCCACGGCCGCGCCGCTGTCCTTGGCGCCCTGGGCCGCCTTCATGGCGATGGCTTCGGTCTCCTGCGCGCTGCGCGTGTTGGCGCGCACGCCCGCGCTCATCTCCTCCACCGAGGCGGAGACCTGCTCGATGGACGCCGCCTGCTCGACCACGGACTGGGACAGGGACTGGGCCGAGGCGGACAACTCCTCGCTGCCCGCCGAAACCGCGTCGGTGGCGGAGTTCACCTCGCCCACCACGCGATTGAGGTTTTTGGCCATGTCGCTCAGGGACCGGGCCAGCTGCCCCACCTCGTCGTTCTGGTTCAGGTCCACGGTGGCGGTCAGGTCGCCGGAAGAGACCTCCTGCGCGAAGTCCATGCCCCTGCGCAGCGGGCCGATGATGCCGCGCGCGATGAGCCAGGCCAGGAACACGCCCAGGACGATGGAGACCACGGCGAAAATCATCACCCCCACCCTGGTGCTGGTGGCCTCCTTGAGCATCTCGTCGTCGGTCATGATGTCGCGGGAAATGATCTCCATGCTCTTGTTCAGGATTTCCTGCACCTTGTTCAAGGCGGGCATGGTCTTGCCGGTATAGACGGCCTTGGCGGCTTCATACCCGACCACGCGGGAATCGTTGAGGGCCAGGACGTGGTCGATGGCTGAAAGGGTCTCTTCGGCCAGGGGGCCGGTGATGTCACGGAACCACTCCTGGGCCTTGGCGCGGTCACCGGCGCCAAGCTCCACGTCGATCTCCTTGGCGGATTCGTGCAGGGAGCGGTGCGGCTCGTAGATCGCCTTGACCAGTTTGCCGAATTCGGGGTCCGCCTCCATGCGCTTGGCGGTCTCTTCGGAATAGAGCCACTTGCCCAGGCCGCACTGGTGGGGATCTGCCTGAACGCCGGTCTCGCGCGCGCTCGGATTGATGAGCGCGTCCTTGACTTGGCCCATCCAGATCAGGTGGTCCAGCTTCTTGTCGCGCAGAAAGGAGCCCAGCTCAACGTCGGCGGGGGCGTACTTCTCTCCGATCTCGATGGCCGAGCGGTGCAGGTCGTTGTGCACGCCCTCGATATCCGCCATCAACGGCCGGATGGCCGGGACCAGGGTCTCGGCCTCGGTCCGGGCGTCGCTGTAGTACCATTTGCCGAAGGCGCATTTGTGGGGGTCGGTCTGGACGTCCAGGGTGTGGACGTGGGAATCGGCCAGCAGTTCGTTGACCTTTTCCGCCCATTTCAGATGGTCCACTACCTTCTGGGTAAAATTGCCCCGCAGCTTGTTGCCCGTGATGACTTCTCCGGCATTCTTCACGATGCCGTCGATGCCGAACAGCGCCCATGCCCCCAGAACCACGAGCAGCAGGAGCACCGAGCCGAACCCAACGCCAAATTTTACGCACAGTTTACAGTTTTTCCATCCCATAACTTCCTCCCATGCCCTTCACATGACCGCCAAATTCGTCATTTCGCTCCCTCTCTCCTGTCCGGAGGTTTTTAGCAATTATAAATTTGTTAAAAATTCTACGGACCTTTCATGAACAAACACTGTTCTGCAAACAAAAGCACGCACCTGAAGGGTGCGCGCTTTCGGCTTCAACAATGGTGCCCGACGAGACGGCCCTGTGAACAAACGTCGGTTCAGCTTGAAAGATGTTTCAGCAGGGTTTGCACCAACCCGTCCAGGCGGTCGCTTTCCGGCAGCCCCAGGACGCTGGCGTTCGTCAGTTGGCGGGCTCCGAGGCCGGGCAGCGGCGGTATGGACAGGGACCACTCGGGCAGCCCCTCCAGGGCCGGGGAACCATCCCCCTCGTACCGGTTGAGGACCAGGGCCTGGTTGGTCAGCCCGAGGTCCGCGGCCATGCGCCCCACCTCGGCCCCGGTCTGCAACGAGCGCATGGACGGCTCGGAGACCACCACCAGCCCGTCCACATGGGCCACGGTGCCGCGACCCAGGTGTTCCACGCCCGCCTCCAGGTCCACCAGCACCCACTCGTCGCGGTCCATGACCACGTGCGCCAACAACGCCTTGAGCAGCGCGTTGGCGTCGCAGGCGCAACCGCCGCCCGCGTTGGTCACCGCGCCCATGACCAGCAGCCGCTTGCGGCCGGGCGTCACGCCCTCGACCGGGTCGCCGCCCAGCGG encodes:
- a CDS encoding secondary thiamine-phosphate synthase enzyme YjbQ, with product MKSYRKELFYEVPTRRAFVNITDDVEACLRESSIREGLCLVNAMHITASVFINDDESGLHHDYEVWLEKLAPHEPVSQYRHNGYEDNADAHMKRQVMGREVVVAVTDGKLDFGTWERIFYGEFDGRRRKRVLVKIIGD
- a CDS encoding GFA family protein codes for the protein MKHAGSCLCGKVTFTVEGDFERFYLCHCERCRKDTGTAHAANLFSSTARLTWLSGEELVRTFDFNNTGHIKSFCVLCGSALPNIQMDGTLLVVPAGSLDSDVPNRPDGHIFTARRANWDAGLENIVGFDGLPDEDVK
- a CDS encoding ArsA-related P-loop ATPase, with the translated sequence MKIAFAGKGGVGKTSLCAWVADWLARSGRNVWLVDADTALSLGQASGLGVDELPEPLVRRGDLVRERIHAGGFLNLNPEVGDLPEELAVDLPLGGDPVEGVTPGRKRLLVMGAVTNAGGGCACDANALLKALLAHVVMDRDEWVLVDLEAGVEHLGRGTVAHVDGLVVVSEPSMRSLQTGAEVGRMAADLGLTNQALVLNRYEGDGSPALEGLPEWSLSIPPLPGLGARQLTNASVLGLPESDRLDGLVQTLLKHLSS
- a CDS encoding GSCFA domain-containing protein, producing MDISHWSKASPRLKPQVWPAVTAKGRIPEGSTVFTMGSCFARNIEKHLQRLGFAIPTLDFSVPKEEFPMGGGNGMLNKYTPPSIFQEISWAARIHDRDGVVVAEDLHDLTYPCQGGYVDLQLGGYVPVGFDRLLERRQQLYDVVRNIFSCGLVVMTLGLIEAWRDTKTGLFIQQAPSIKEMIRDRERFVFHLLSHGECLGFVEDAIALVRARNPKARFLLTTSPIPLGRTFTDDDVIVANLHSKSKLRSVCGELAAREEVEYFPSFESVMLTKDWDIWYPDLRHVEGFFVGEIVNRLCDAYFDSSESARLYQRSFCCKSNEESVELMRAALELEEKAEYHSRLGGLYRLAGRLDEAIESFRNANRLDPAEWETYRHLAILEEKKGCFKEALLWLARGEEHWPTGNGELHLIQSRLSNKSHDRAAAVESMKRALDADPSLMKNKLSQGQVLLSVKQVDRAALVANEVINYNLSIPDSHREAGCLAQARLLLSRAHEHAGRLDEAVAEAEKAAALDNGDSEIRAHLATLRER
- a CDS encoding methyl-accepting chemotaxis protein; its protein translation is MGWKNCKLCVKFGVGFGSVLLLLVVLGAWALFGIDGIVKNAGEVITGNKLRGNFTQKVVDHLKWAEKVNELLADSHVHTLDVQTDPHKCAFGKWYYSDARTEAETLVPAIRPLMADIEGVHNDLHRSAIEIGEKYAPADVELGSFLRDKKLDHLIWMGQVKDALINPSARETGVQADPHQCGLGKWLYSEETAKRMEADPEFGKLVKAIYEPHRSLHESAKEIDVELGAGDRAKAQEWFRDITGPLAEETLSAIDHVLALNDSRVVGYEAAKAVYTGKTMPALNKVQEILNKSMEIISRDIMTDDEMLKEATSTRVGVMIFAVVSIVLGVFLAWLIARGIIGPLRRGMDFAQEVSSGDLTATVDLNQNDEVGQLARSLSDMAKNLNRVVGEVNSATDAVSAGSEELSASAQSLSQSVVEQAASIEQVSASVEEMSAGVRANTRSAQETEAIAMKAAQGAKDSGAAVGEAMDALKSIAERITIIQEIARQTNLLALNAAIEAARAGEHGKGFAVVAAEVRKLAERSGKAAEEIGGLSEASMGVADKAGQMLAELVPQIGRTAELVQEIASSSAEQDTGVSQIGEAITQLDQVIQGNASASEEMAATSEELSAQAQALAEAMTFFKVAHGGTTSGGHKRVVAKRAAPRSLPAGSTRAPKTVSGADTGTKGIDSGIDNGIDMDMGEEDFERF